The Archangium primigenium genomic interval ACGCTGACGGTGCGCTTCCGCCCCACGCAGGAGTCGAGCGCGCTGCTCCAGGGTTACCTGAATCTCTTCAGCGCGAACACGGAGGTCGCCAGTCAGCGCGTGTCGCTGGAGGGCTCGGGGGTCAAGCCGCAGCTCCAGGTGACCACGGGCAAGCGTGACTTCGGCAAGAAGAACGTGGGCGGGCCGATGTCGACCCTGACGATTCCCGTGCGCAACATGGGCACGGGCAAGCTGCGCTTCAGCTCGCTCCAGACGACCGTCGCCTCGGGGGTCAACCCGTTCTCGGTCAGCCCGAGCACGGACTTCGAGCTGACCAGCGCGCAAGGCGAGCAGCTGATCACGGTGGGGTTCACGCCCGCGGTGCTTGGGGACTACGAGGGCAACCTGGTCTTCCAGACCAATGATCCGGACCACGCGCTCGTGACCATCCCCTTGTCGGGCGGGGCGCAGAAGCTGCTGCGGGTCCATTCCAAGACGGACACCAATTCCCTCACCTTGGACTTCGGGGACGTTCGCACCACGACGACGGCGGAGCGGACGTTCACCGTCACCAATGACGGCTCGAGCGACATCCATCTCCAGGGTCTGCAGTTCAGCAATGGCGCCTTCACCGGGCCGTCCATCGCCAGCGTGGTGCTCAACCCGAGCCGTCCGAGCATCGACATCAAGGTGACCTTCGCGCCGTCCGTCACGGGCCTGGTCAACGAGAGCGTCACGCTGTTGAGCGACGCGAACAACGTGCCGCAGCCCCGGCTCACGCTCATTGGCAAGGGGACACAACCCCGGATCAAGCTCTACATCGCGGGCAGTCCCACCGAGCAGGAGCTCGACTTTGGCAATGTCTCCGTGAATACCCGGAGCCCCCGGGAGTTGACGGTGAAGAACGAGGGCGATGCCCCGCTCACGCTGGGCATCATCAGCATCATCGATTCCAGCGTGACGCCGCCGCCCTTCGACTGCACGGATCCCTCCACCAAGGAGCTGCAGCCTGGCGCGGAGGTCACGGTTCCGGTCTCCTTCAGGCCCACGGAGAACGGCGACTATTCCGCCCGGCTCCAGGTCGCCTCGAACGCGGCCGAGGGCACGGTGCGCTTCAACCTGTCGGGCAAGGGGCAGTCGGCGAACATCACACTGCCCTCGCGGTTGACGTTCGCGGCCACGCAGTTGAATCACATGAGCGCGGCGGCTCAATTCACCATCGGCAACAGTGGGAAGTCCGCCCTGTCCATCAGCGGGCTCGACCTGCCCTCGGACTTCGTCCTCGTGTCTCCGATCACGCCGCCCACGGCCACCCAGCCCTGGACGATTGACGGATCGGCCGTGAAGCAGGTCCAGGTGGCCTTCAATCCCAGCCTGGCCTCGCTGGGCAACATCACGGGGCCCATGAAGGTCTACAGCAACGCCATCAATGCCACGGGTGGCTTCTCGACCGTGACGTTGGAGGGCCGGGGCATCGATGGCATCGCCCTGGTGGGCCGCGAGGTCACCTTCATTCCGACGGACGTGGGAACGTCCCGGACGGAGCGGGTGCGGGTCGAGAATCAAGGCGAGCATCCGTTGGTGCTCAAGAGCGCCACGCTCACCAGCAACTCCACCCCGCCACCCTTTTCCGTGCACGACTTCAAGTCGAACTACGTGCTGTTGCCCAACAAGGGCAACTACGTCGAGTTCGACGTCCAGTTCAAGCCCGAGTACCGCGGCAATCAAGCGGGCGTGTTGGTCATCGAGACCGATTCGGAGAGCTACCGGCGGCCCAGCCTGGCGGTGTCGGGACAGGCCAAGGGACCCGAGGCGTTCCTGCCCACGATGGCCGAGGGGGTGGACTTCGGAAAGATCAACGTGAAGGCGCCCACCACCTCCGTCTTGACGGTGGTCAACACGGGCGAGAGCCCGCTGAACATCAGCCGACTGGTGTTCACGCGCAAGCCCTCGCCGGGCGACACCGGGGTGGACGACACGGCGCAGATCTTCACGGTCGACCGCCTGGCGGATGGGAGCGTGGCGCTGCCCATGGTCATCGCCCCGAACGATTCGAAGAACATCCCCTTGAAGTTCCAGCCGGCCACGGAGGGCAAGCGCACGGCGATCCTCTCGGTGGTGTCCAACGCCCGCGAGGTCTCCACGGAAGCACGGGGAGAGGGAACGGCCCCCAAGCTGGAGCTCCTGCCCGCCGAGGGGCTGACCTTCCGGGGCATCCTGTTGGATCGCTATTCCCAGCCGCAGACCGTCACCATCAAGAACGAGGGCTCGGGCTCGCTCCACATCCGGAGCATCGTCCTGTCCGATGGCGGGGACGTCTTCAGCCTGCAGCACGCGGACCTGGCCACGCCCTACCGCTTGGATCCGGGCGAGGACATGGCGGTGACGGTCCGCTTCAAGCCCATCGCCACCCGCCAGTCCGCGTTCGTCCAGATGGTGGTCACGACGGACGACGCGCGTCCGTTGATCAAATCCATCAATCTGGATGGCCGAGGCACTTCCGAGGCCTTGTCGGTGGACTCGCGTCTGGAGTTCGGACGACAGCTCATCAACACGCCGTCGTACCGCTATGTGCGGATCACCAATGGGTTGATCGATCCCGCCACCTTCGTGAAGGCCACCATGGCCTCGGGCGTGGGCTGCTCGCAGTTCCTGCCGGATCCCGAGCAGAACCGGGGCTTCACGCTGGCGGGTCTGGAAGAGGCGGAGCTGCGCGTCATCTTCACGCCCTCGGCCGTGGGCGCGCTGGCCGCGCCGTGCACCCTGCGGCTGGACTTCGGGCTCGGACAATCGGGCAACAAGGAAGTGACGCTGACGGGTGAGGGCGTGGCGTCGACGCTCTCCGTCTCGAAGGCGGCGGTGGACTTCGGGAGTGTCACCGCGGGCGGGCCCAAGCGGACGGAAGGCTTCTACATCCGCAATGAGCTCAATGACAGCGTCACCCTTGCGGTGGAGGAATCCCCTGGCACGCAGGGCGAGCGCTTCAAGGTCAATCTGGAGGCCTTGAAGGGCAAGGTGCTCGCCGCGCAGGAGGCCCTCTACGTGTCCGTGGAATACGAGCCCCTCGTGGCGACGTCCTCGCTGATGCGGTTGATGTTCGGCACGACCTCGCCCTCCCAGCAGAAGTCCGTGGAAGTGACCTTGAAGGGAGAAGCGGCGAAGCAGGTGCTGAACGTCAATCGGAGTTCGCTGAACTTCGGACAGGTCGACGTGTCGAAGTCAGTGGAGTCCGAGGTCGTGCTCATCACCAACAACTCGTCGCAGTCCCAGCGCGTCCTGGTGTCGGTCAAGGAGGCGGGGGCCTCGGTGTTCCATGTGGCGGAGAACGACTCCGTGCGGACCTTCGATCTGGGGCCCACCGGCTCGGACACGGCCATCGCCACGTTCCGGGTGCTGTTCAAGCCGAAGGAGGTCGGTGAGACCAAGGACGAGGTGCAGATCCGGTTGCAGGACTCGGTGACGCCCGAGGCGGTGATCCCCGTCGAAGGCGTGGGCCGCATCCTGACGGGAATCGGCAGTGGCTGCTCCGCGAGTGGCGTGGAGTGGGGGAGCGCGGGCATGGTGACGCTGTTGACCCTGCTGGGCATGCACGCCCGGCGGCGGAGGCGGGAGTAGCGACGCATGCCCTTCGACGTCCGGAAGATCCTCGATCAGCTCGAGACGGGCACCCCCGCGGAGACGGGCGTGCCCGAGTGGCAGCAGGCGAGCTGGAGCGACGCGGAGGGGTTCGCCAACGCCCTGGCCGCCGCGCATGTGGGCCGCGGCGCTCCGCTCAAGAGCCGGGTGGGGCAGCAGTACGACTTCTTCCATGACATCGTCGTGCGGCATGGGGGGAGCGAGCGCCTCGCGCTCAGGAGCTACGATCGGCGCGCGGGCTGGCAGACCCTGGGCTACCGGGCCTTGCAGGAGCAGGCGGCGCGCCGGGCCACGGAGTGGGCGCGGCAGGGGGTCAAGGCGGGCGCGAAGGTCTGCCTGCTGTACACCGTGGGTGGGGAGCTGCTCGTGTCGCTCACGGCGGCGCTGGGGCTGGGTGCGTGCATCAGCTACCTGCCGCCCCAGGGACGGCGCTTCATCGCGCGGCGGCTGGCCCTGCTCCAGCCCGACTTCATCGCCACCGAGCCGCACCAGGTGCTGCTCGTGGAGGGCTTCGAGAAGCAGGTGCTCCAGAGCCGGGGCCAGGCGGCGCCGGCGTTCACCTCGCACACCTACAAGCCGGACGAGCCGGTGGGGCTGCTGTTCTCGCCCCTGGTGGAGCCGACGGGCACGCCCGTGCCCCTGCTCGCGGAGGACGCATGGCGGGGCGCGCTGGTGGACGGGCTGCTGACGTTCGGCCTGGGCCCGGGGGAGCACCTGGCGGCGCCGGGCTATCACCCGCTGCAACACCTGCCCGCGTTCCTGTTCGCGACCCTGCTGCGGGGCGCCACCTACGTGCACCTGGACCTGGCGGACGTGGAGGCCAACCCCAAGCTGCTCACCGAGCACCCCCTGCGCGCGCTGGGTGTCACCCCCGCGCTGAGGGATCTGCTGATGCGCACGCGCACGCCGCTCAAGGGCGTGGCCCACTGGTTCCGCAACCCCGAGGAGCCCATCGACTGGCAGGGCTGGATGGCGTGGGTGAAGCAATGCGGACTGGCCGCAGTGCCCTCCTCGAACGTGCTCGTGGACCCGGCCGCGGGGGGCACGGTGCTCAACTCGCCGCGCCGGGTGCGAGACGTGCACACCGAGGCGCCCCCGGCGCCGGGCCGCGCCTGGATCCTGGGCGACGTGAACATGAGCGGGCAGGAGGCCCCGGGTGACCTGGGCATCTTCACGCTCGTGCCGGCGGAGCAGCGCCCGCCCGGCTACCTGGTGCTCACGCGGGCCTTCGGCGTGTACCACTATGGCGGTCCGCGCTCGGCCCGACGCGAGGGCCGCGTCTACCCGGCGGACGAGGTGGCCGAGGTGGTGGGGGAGCTGCCCTTCGTCCGGGGCGCGCTCGTGGTGCCCGCGCCCACGGGCGGCATCACGGGGCACTACCGGCAGGTGTTGCTGGTCTTCACCGGAGCCCAGCGCTCGCAGTCAGGCCCGTGGTTGCAGGAGATCCGCCGCCGGATCGAGCTGTTGCTGGGCGCGGAGCATCTGCCGGACCGCACGGACTTCATCCCGCTCTATCCCAAGAAGGTGGACGGCGCGCTGGACGTGGCGTGGTGCCAGTCGCAGTACCTGACGGGTGCGCTCCACCGCAAGAGCACCGACCGACTGTTCCAGGCGCTCACCGCGCTCAGGGGGCAGCTCCTGGAAAAGGATGGGACGGCTGTGTGAGAATGGCGCGTCCCGTGAAGTTCCTCGCTGGGGGTAGGCCATGGGTGTGCAAGTCGTGATGGGTGCGATGCTGCAGTGCAGCTTCGGGCTGGCGCCTTCCTCTTTGGTGGTCCTGCCCGCGAACAAGATCCTGGCCACGACGCCGGCGGCCAACATCATGGACAACAAGCCCATGGTGAACATCCTGCCGTTTGGCATGTGCCAATCGATGGCCAACCCCATGGTGGCCGCGGCGACTGCGGCGGCGCTGGGCGTGCTGACGCCGATGCCGTGTGTGCCGGCCACGGCCGCCCCCTGGGCGCCCGGGTGCCCCAAGGTCCTCATCGGCAACATGCCGGCGGTGGACAGCACCTGCACGCTGATGTGCTCCTATGGCGGGATGATCCAGGTCGTCTCCCCGGGCCAGGTGGCGGTGCAGAATGGCTGAGCCCGCGCTGGCGCTGCCTCCGCTCAAGGCGCACCTGCTGGACAAGCCGCTGCAGGGCGAGCCGCCGGAGCTCGATGGCTCGGACGAGCGGCTGGAGCGGATCACCGGGCTGGTCGCCAAGAGCGCCTACGCCGAGGCGGCGCGGGAGGCGGAGGCGCTGCTGCGCGGCGGGGTGTACGACGTGCGGCTGGTGGGGCCCTACCTGCTGGGCCTCTTCCTGGACGGAGGCATGGCGTCCCTGCCCATCCTCTTCCACTCGCTCTCCAGCACGCTGCTCTACAACTGGCCGTCCTTCGGGCCGCGCGAGCGCAAGGACGTGTTCGCCGATGGCAGCCTGCGCTGGTTGCTCAAGGTGCTCAACAAGCACATCGAGCATCACGAGCGGCTCAAGAACGACACCTGGAAGCGCTGGAGCGCGCCGGCCAACCGCGAGCCGCTGGAGCAGGCGCTCGCGCTCAGCGAGGAGATCTTCTCCTCGTTCGCCCGGGTGATGCCCCGCAACGGGTGCGAGGCGCCCTTCCGGCGGCTCACCCAGTGGATGGAGGGCCACCTGCAATCCCTGCCGCTGCCGGCGCCGCCGCCCGCGCCCGAGCCGCGGGTCGAGGAGGCACGGGTCGAGGTGGCCCCCGTGGCCGCCGTCGTGGCCGAGCCCGTCCGCGCGGCGCCCGAGCCCTCGGGGCCCACGATTCCGGTCTCGCCCGCCCTGGCGCAGTTGATGCGTCGGCTGGCCGCGTTCGACACGCTCCTGGAGCGTCAGGACTACCGGCGCGCCAGCGTGGTGGCGGCGGATCTGCTCCAGGTGATGGAGCACTTCGATCCGCGCGTCTACCTGCCCACGCTGTTCTCCAAGTTCTTCGTGGGGCTGAGCAGCCATGCCGAGGAGGTGGAGTCCCTCATGCAGCAGGGGACCGACTCGCTGACCTTCCGCGCCCTGGACCAGCTCTACCGCGTGGACCTGGAGGCCTTCGTGGGCCCGGAAGAAGGGGAGTAGCACCGGATGGACGGCCCGCTCGAGCAGCGCATCCGCGAGCGCATCCGCTCCTTCGACATCCCCGCGCTGCTCACGTTGCTCAAGACGACCCGCTACGCGGGCGCGGAGATCGAGTACCGGGGGCAGCGCACGGCCGTGCACCAGTCCCACCTGGTACACGACATCGAGTTCATCGACGCGCCGGACCTCAAGGTCATCATCACGGTGAACATGGGGCTGCTCAGTGCGCAGTCTCCGCTGCCCTCCTTCCTGATGCAGACGATGGATCAGCTCGATCATGATCGGCTCGAGCGCTTCATCGGCTACTTCGATCACCTGCTGCTGCGCGACTGCTTCGCCGGGCTGTATCCGGAGCGGGAGGAGTCGCTGTTGCCGGGCTGGAGACGGGCGTCGCGGGATCGCCTGCGGCTGTTGCGTCCGACGTGTCCCAGCACCCTGCACTGGCTCTTCCACAAGGTCTTCCCGGAGACGGAGCTGGCGGTGCGGCGCGAGGTGCGCCAGCAGCGCGTGCCGGCGCGGGAGCTGCGCATGGGCGCCAGCACGCTCGGGGAAGGGGACTCCATGGGGGGCTTCGCGGCCATTCCCACAGGAGGGGTGGAGGTGCGCATCCACTGCGACGAGCCCCGGGCGAGCAATGGCGTGCTCTGGGCCGAGGAGGCGCGGCGTCGGTTCGACGCGCAGGTGCTCCCACTGCTGTCCGAGACGGTGCTGATGCTCACGGTGGTGCTCGTCCTGAGGGACCAGGAGAGCGTCCTGCGCCTGGCCCCGGACGGGTACCTCGGGTACTACGCGCTCCAGGACTCCCCCGCGCAGACCCAACAGGTCGTCATCTTCTCGGGTGACACCACGGGGCTCCAGGGCCTCGCGAACGCGCCAGACGGGTACACGCGGGCGCCAAGTGGGTGACCACCCTTGACCCCCGGAATCGCTTCTCCCTAAAGTAACGCCCTAGAACACAGCGGGCTGTGTCCTCGCGGTGGAGGGGGAGAGTCGGGAACCGCGGGAACGGCACAACGCTTCGTGTTGTAAGGAGAAGCCGTGTCCATCCAGGATAAGTTGCCCAAGTCTCGTATCACGTTGAAGTACCGCACCACCATCAACGGCCAGAAGGAGGACGTCAAGCTTCCCTTCCGGATGGTTGTGCTTGGGGACTTCTCCCAAGGCAGCTCCACGGATCGGCAGGCGGATCTGGACGAGCGTCAGACGCGCTCGGTCACCGGCTCCAACATCAACGATCTGATGCGGGACATGGGCATGAGCCTGTCGCTCGAGGTGACCGACAAGGTCAGCGCGGATGGGCAGGGGAAGATGAACATCCAGCTGCCCATCACCGGGATCAAGTCGTTCAACCCGGATGAGATTGTCAATCACGTGCCCAAGCTCCAGGCGCTGATGCTGCTGCGCAAGCTGCTGATGGAGATGCAGGCGGACATCGACAACCGCAAGGAATTGCGGCGCACCATCTACGAGCTGTTCTCCAACAAGGAGCAGCTGCAGAAGATGCTCGAGAGCGACGAACTCAAGAGCTACGTGTCCATGCGGCTGCCCAAGACGGCGCGCGCGCAGTCCTCCGGACAGCCCGCGCTTCCCGCCGACAACACCGCGGCCGCCAAGGCCTGATTCCCTTCCGCCCCCTTCATCACGCCGAGGACTCCTCTTCCCATGGCCGTCGAGAAAAACTACCTCAGTGAGCTGTTCAAGTTCCGCGGGCTCGAGATTCCCACGAGCTCCGAGCCGATGATCGGCACGGGCCTGGTGCCCCTGTCGGCCAACGACACGCAGACGCCCGGTGACGAGCGCTTCATGTCGGCGCTCGCGGCGCTGCTCTACAACGTCGAGCCCGTGCAGGACGACGTGGGCCAGGTCCGCTTCGACAAGGGCGAGGTGCTCAAGAGCATCGCGCGCATCGACGAGCTGATCGAGTCGCAGATCAACGAGATCCTCCACGCGGAGAAGTTCCAGCAGATGGAGGCCGCCTGGCGCGGGCTCGAGGATCTCGTCAACCACACGAACTTCCAGGCCGACATCACGCTCGACATCCTGGACGTGGCCAAGGAGGAGCTGGCCGAGGACTTCGAGAAGAACTCGAGCAGCCTGTTCTCCAGCGCCCTGTTCGACAAGGTCTACATCAAGGAGTACGACCAGTTCGGCGGTCGGCCCTATGGCGTGATGCTGGGTCTGT includes:
- a CDS encoding choice-of-anchor D domain-containing protein, translating into MLERHIKSSVGTALNFGFQQVGTTSIKKKILLTNDGEAPLKITKIAKVGGGRFNITKPLDLNATITVQPDSKPGAVPAEIEVEFAPDAEQSFDGQIQITSDATAELPLIDLAGEGIPYATVVDTEPIAFGKVRATDAVTQGIVVRNVGANAISFSPTITGNNAFSVALTPAQTPPPISLAPGASTTLTVQYLASDLPAADGVEVTAQLDLNVANDPDFPGTPIQLTGTSIKPRLTMSLVGGLQFGPVRAETSRTMDIVVSNEGTGPLTVDSIGLPTDNAFVILQKPADGTVLKPKSTPADPGSSMTLQVRFDAPTSATVDTTALARSGTIALVNTDKTLNTFTVPVAGTAVKPKLVLSVPGGFAFGPVRAETSQEMDVVVRNDGTGPLTLNSIGLPTDSAFVILQKPADGKVLKAKTTPADPDSSATFRVRFDAPTSATVDTTAIPRSGTIALVNTDSAFNTFTLPLSGTAVKPKLVLSVPGGFVFGPVRAETSKLLDLVVSNEGTGPLTVDSFGTPTDNAFTVTRKPADGTVLKAKTTPANPDSSMTIQVRFDAPTSSTVDTTELVRAGTLAVVNTDKNLKTFTLPMTGSAVKPKLRLNPASGFAFGTHRAGTSPELEVVVSNDGTGPLLLDSIGAPTDSSFVLTQQPANGTVLKAKSSPADPGSSATFRVRFDAPTAEPLLPRAGEIALVNRDRDLSGFTLPVSGTPVAPKVVMTSGGLLDFKDRPVGSDMELEVTVSNEGNGPIVLATIGPPTHEAYTITQKPPNNTELKAKGEAGSSVKIKVNFHAPEDTGTPVLGSVVLGNTDPTYKNSLKIDLRGRGVRPRVSTVSKLEFGEVRAGGVGETRNVKIDNTGSGSAFFYDVFTEGDTAYTLEPAIPRGTELEVPPGGKTLTVRFRPTQESSALLQGYLNLFSANTEVASQRVSLEGSGVKPQLQVTTGKRDFGKKNVGGPMSTLTIPVRNMGTGKLRFSSLQTTVASGVNPFSVSPSTDFELTSAQGEQLITVGFTPAVLGDYEGNLVFQTNDPDHALVTIPLSGGAQKLLRVHSKTDTNSLTLDFGDVRTTTTAERTFTVTNDGSSDIHLQGLQFSNGAFTGPSIASVVLNPSRPSIDIKVTFAPSVTGLVNESVTLLSDANNVPQPRLTLIGKGTQPRIKLYIAGSPTEQELDFGNVSVNTRSPRELTVKNEGDAPLTLGIISIIDSSVTPPPFDCTDPSTKELQPGAEVTVPVSFRPTENGDYSARLQVASNAAEGTVRFNLSGKGQSANITLPSRLTFAATQLNHMSAAAQFTIGNSGKSALSISGLDLPSDFVLVSPITPPTATQPWTIDGSAVKQVQVAFNPSLASLGNITGPMKVYSNAINATGGFSTVTLEGRGIDGIALVGREVTFIPTDVGTSRTERVRVENQGEHPLVLKSATLTSNSTPPPFSVHDFKSNYVLLPNKGNYVEFDVQFKPEYRGNQAGVLVIETDSESYRRPSLAVSGQAKGPEAFLPTMAEGVDFGKINVKAPTTSVLTVVNTGESPLNISRLVFTRKPSPGDTGVDDTAQIFTVDRLADGSVALPMVIAPNDSKNIPLKFQPATEGKRTAILSVVSNAREVSTEARGEGTAPKLELLPAEGLTFRGILLDRYSQPQTVTIKNEGSGSLHIRSIVLSDGGDVFSLQHADLATPYRLDPGEDMAVTVRFKPIATRQSAFVQMVVTTDDARPLIKSINLDGRGTSEALSVDSRLEFGRQLINTPSYRYVRITNGLIDPATFVKATMASGVGCSQFLPDPEQNRGFTLAGLEEAELRVIFTPSAVGALAAPCTLRLDFGLGQSGNKEVTLTGEGVASTLSVSKAAVDFGSVTAGGPKRTEGFYIRNELNDSVTLAVEESPGTQGERFKVNLEALKGKVLAAQEALYVSVEYEPLVATSSLMRLMFGTTSPSQQKSVEVTLKGEAAKQVLNVNRSSLNFGQVDVSKSVESEVVLITNNSSQSQRVLVSVKEAGASVFHVAENDSVRTFDLGPTGSDTAIATFRVLFKPKEVGETKDEVQIRLQDSVTPEAVIPVEGVGRILTGIGSGCSASGVEWGSAGMVTLLTLLGMHARRRRRE
- a CDS encoding long-chain fatty acid--CoA ligase, with the translated sequence MPFDVRKILDQLETGTPAETGVPEWQQASWSDAEGFANALAAAHVGRGAPLKSRVGQQYDFFHDIVVRHGGSERLALRSYDRRAGWQTLGYRALQEQAARRATEWARQGVKAGAKVCLLYTVGGELLVSLTAALGLGACISYLPPQGRRFIARRLALLQPDFIATEPHQVLLVEGFEKQVLQSRGQAAPAFTSHTYKPDEPVGLLFSPLVEPTGTPVPLLAEDAWRGALVDGLLTFGLGPGEHLAAPGYHPLQHLPAFLFATLLRGATYVHLDLADVEANPKLLTEHPLRALGVTPALRDLLMRTRTPLKGVAHWFRNPEEPIDWQGWMAWVKQCGLAAVPSSNVLVDPAAGGTVLNSPRRVRDVHTEAPPAPGRAWILGDVNMSGQEAPGDLGIFTLVPAEQRPPGYLVLTRAFGVYHYGGPRSARREGRVYPADEVAEVVGELPFVRGALVVPAPTGGITGHYRQVLLVFTGAQRSQSGPWLQEIRRRIELLLGAEHLPDRTDFIPLYPKKVDGALDVAWCQSQYLTGALHRKSTDRLFQALTALRGQLLEKDGTAV
- a CDS encoding DUF4280 domain-containing protein, yielding MGVQVVMGAMLQCSFGLAPSSLVVLPANKILATTPAANIMDNKPMVNILPFGMCQSMANPMVAAATAAALGVLTPMPCVPATAAPWAPGCPKVLIGNMPAVDSTCTLMCSYGGMIQVVSPGQVAVQNG
- the tssB gene encoding type VI secretion system contractile sheath small subunit, translating into MSIQDKLPKSRITLKYRTTINGQKEDVKLPFRMVVLGDFSQGSSTDRQADLDERQTRSVTGSNINDLMRDMGMSLSLEVTDKVSADGQGKMNIQLPITGIKSFNPDEIVNHVPKLQALMLLRKLLMEMQADIDNRKELRRTIYELFSNKEQLQKMLESDELKSYVSMRLPKTARAQSSGQPALPADNTAAAKA
- a CDS encoding type VI secretion system protein IglI family protein; translated protein: MAEPALALPPLKAHLLDKPLQGEPPELDGSDERLERITGLVAKSAYAEAAREAEALLRGGVYDVRLVGPYLLGLFLDGGMASLPILFHSLSSTLLYNWPSFGPRERKDVFADGSLRWLLKVLNKHIEHHERLKNDTWKRWSAPANREPLEQALALSEEIFSSFARVMPRNGCEAPFRRLTQWMEGHLQSLPLPAPPPAPEPRVEEARVEVAPVAAVVAEPVRAAPEPSGPTIPVSPALAQLMRRLAAFDTLLERQDYRRASVVAADLLQVMEHFDPRVYLPTLFSKFFVGLSSHAEEVESLMQQGTDSLTFRALDQLYRVDLEAFVGPEEGE